GACCGCCCGGGAACTCCTCGCCGAGTTCCCGGTCGTCGACGGCCACAACGACCTGCCCTGGGCCCTGCGCGAACAGGTCCGCTACGACCTCGACGCCCGTGACATCGCCACCGACCAGAGCGCCCATCTGCACACCGACCTCGCGCGACTGCGGGCCGGTGGCGTGGGCGCGCAGTACTGGTCGGTGTACGTCCGCTCGGACCTGCCCGACGCGGTGCCGGCGACCCTCGAACAGATCGACTGCGTACGGCAGTTGATCGACCGCCACCCGGACGCCCTGCGCGCCGCGCTCACCGCGGCCGACATGGAGGCGGCGCGCGCGGAGGGCCGTATCGCCTCGCTGATGGGCGCGGAGGGCGGGCACTCCATCGCCAACTCCCTCGCCACACTGCGGGGGTTGTACGCGCTGGGCGTGCGCTACATGACGCTCACGCACAACGACAACAACGACTGGGCCGACTCGGCGACGGACGAGCCGAACGTGGGCGGTCTGTCGGCCTTCGGCCGTGCCGTGGTCGCGGAGATGAACCGCGAGGGCATGCTCGTCGACCTGTCGCATGTGGCGGCCACGACGATGCGGGACGCGCTGGACACCTCGGTGGCCCCGGTGATCTTCTCGCACTCCTCGTCGCGCGCCGTGTGCGACCATCCCCGCAACATCCCGGACGACGTCCTGGAACGCCTCGCGGGCAACGGCGGCATGGCGATGGTGACCTTCGTGCCGAAGTTCGTGCTCCAGGCCGCCGTGGACTGGACGGCCGCGGCCGACGACAACATGCGGGCCCACGGCTTCCACCACCTCGCCACCACCCCCGACGCGATGAAGGTGCACCGCGCCTTCGAGGAGCGCACCCCGCGCCCCATCGCCACGGTGTCGACGGTCGCCGACCATCTCGACCACATGCGCGAGGTCGCGGGCGTCGACCATCTCGGCATCGGCGGCGACTACGACGGCACGGCGTTCACCCCGGACGGCCTGGACGACGTGTCCGGCTATCCGAACCTGATCGCCGAGCTGCTCGACCGCGGGTGGTCCAACGCCGACCTCGCCAAGCTGACTTGGCAGAACGCGGTACGGGTGCTGGGCGCGGCGGAGGACGTGGCGCGGGACCTTCAGGCGACCCGGGCGCCGTCCAACGCGACGATCGAGTCGCTCGACGGCTGAGAGCCGGTTTCGTACAGGGCGGGGTAGTCGGTGTATCCGGCCGCCCCGCCCACGTACATCAGATAGCGGTCCCGTACGGGGTTCAGCGGTGCCCCCAGCCGCAGCCGTGCGACGAGGTCGGGGTTGGCGAGGAACGGCCGGCCCAGGGCGATCAGGTCGGCGCCCGCGTCGAGGAGCCGGTGCGCGGCGTCGGTCACGGCCCCCGTGGCGAGTTCGCCGAGCACCGGGTTGGCGATGAGGGTGCCGTGCCATTGCGCGCGGATCCGCTGGAACACCGGCGCGTCCGGATCGGCGTGCACGACGTGCAGATAGGCGAGCCCCAGGCGGTTCAGCCGGGCGACCAGCGCCGGGTAGAGGTCCGCCGTGTCGCCCTCCTCGATGCCGTTGACGGTGAGCCCGGGGGAGAGCCGTACGCCCACCCGCCCGGCTCCGACCGCCGCGGCGACGGCCTCGACGACCTCCGCCGTGAACCGGATGCGGGCGTCGACGGAGCCGCCGTACGCGTCCGTGCGGCGGTTGGTGTTGCGGGCCAGGAACTGGTGCAGGAGATAGCCGTTGGCGGAGTGCACCTCGACGCCCTCGAAGCCCGCCTCGACCGCGTTCCGCGCGGCGGTCGCGAAGTCGGCGACCGTGGCGTGGATGTCGTCGAGGCTCATCTCCCTCGGTGTGACGGCCGGTTGGTGACCGTCGGGGGTGAAGACCGTGTCGGGGAGCGGGACGGGGGAGGGGGCGAGCGGGGTGTGTCCGCTGTTCGCCGGGTGGCCGACCCGGCCACCGTGCTGGAGCTGGAGGAACATCCGTCCGCCCGCCTCCCGCACGGCGTCCGTCACCCGCCGCCAGCCGGTGATGTGGGCCGGGGTGTGGATCGCGGTGATGTTCGGATACGTCTGCCCCACCGCGTTCGGCGTCGCGGCCTCGGCGACGATCAGACCGGCGGAGGCGCGCTGGGCGTAGTACTCGGCCATGAGGCCGGTGGGGGTGCCGTCGGCGGCGGCGCGGTTGCGGGTCATCGGGGCCATCACCAGGCGGTTGGGGAGGGCGAGGGGGCCGAGGGAGGTGGGTTCCAGGATCTGCGTCATGACCGTACGCTAGAACCTGACATCAGTGTCAGATTCAAGTCGAGGTGTCCATGCGGATCGGTGAACTGGCCCGGCGCACCAACGTCAGCGAGCGGTCGCTGCGCTACTACGAGACCCAGGGGCTGCTCGCAGCCGACCGCACCCCCGGCGGGCACCGGGACTATCCGGAGGCGGCCGTGGACCGCGTCGTGCGGATCCAGGAGCTGTTCGCGGCCGGGCTGCACAGCGAGAAGATCCGGCAGCTGCTGCCCTGCATGCGGGACCGGGACGGCGGCCCCTCCGTCGTCGCCACCCCCAAACTCGTCGCCGACCTGGCGCGGGAACGGGACCGCATCGACCGCATGATCCGGGATCTGGAGCGGTCCCGGGACACCCTCGACGAGGTCATCCAGGTGGCCCGCGGAAGCTGACCCGCGTACCCCCGAACGCCCCACCCACCAGGAAGCCCTCGGTACCCCGTGCGACCGTGACCGTACTGCTGATCATGCCGCCGATCACGACGTACGGGAGCACGCCATGGCAGACCTCCAGGACGAACTGGACACCACGACCGAGGTCGGCGCGCTCGACGGCCTGACCGACCCCTTCGTGGCGGACGAGCCCTACGCCCCCGTCTCCGACCCGGACTCCGGCCCCCTGGAGCGCGCGCACGCCATCCTCGCCGCGCACCCCGTCGCCGACGGCTACAGCGGACTGCCCTGGGCCCTGCGCCACCTGCCCTGGTTCGACCTGGAACTCGGCGAGAGCTCCGTCGACACGGACGTGCCCCGGCTGCGCGAGGGCCATGTGGGCGCGCTGTTCTGCTCGCTGCACCTGCCCGAGAGCATCGGCGGCGACCGGGCCGTGGGCGCCACCCTCGAACAGCTCGACCTCGTGCGGACGGTCGTGGGCACCCACCCCGAGGGCCTCCGCCTCGCCCACACCGCCGGCGAGATCGCCGACGTACGGCACTGCGGCCGCGTCGCCGTCCTGCTCGGCCCGGCCGGCGCCGCCGCCCTCGGCGACTCCCTCGGCATCCTGCGCTCGCTGCGCGCCCTCGGTCTGCGCGCCCTCACCCTGTCCGGCGTCTCCTGGGCGAGCGAGGCGGGTCTCACCCGGTTCGGCGAGGAGGTGCTGCGCGAGATGAACCGGCTCGGCGTCCTCGCCGACCTGTCCGGCGCCTCCGCCGACACCGTCCGCCGCGCGCTCGCGGTCTCCAAGGCGCCGGCCCTGTGCAGCCGCTCCGCCGCCCGCGCCCTGCGCCCGCACCCGGCCAACCTCCCCGACGACCTGCTCGCCGAGCTGGGCGCCGCCAAGGGCCTGTGCATGGTGCCGCTCACCGCCGAGCAGACCGGCCCGAGCGTGCGGGACGTGGCCGACCATCTCGACCATGTGCGCGAGGTCGCGGGACCGGAGTGCGTCGGCCTGTCCGGCACCTACGACGCCGGCACCGCCCACCCCCAGGACCTCGCCGACGCCTCCTGCTACCCGCTCCTCGTCGCCGAGCTGCTCCGGCGTGGCTGGGCCGAGTCCGACATCGCCCTGCTGACCTGGGGCAACGTCCAGCGCGTCCTGCGCAGCGCGGACTTCACGGCCCGCGCCGCCCGGGAGCGACGCGAGCCGTCGACGGCGAAGATCTCAGACCTGGACGGGTAGCCGACGACGGGTGACTGTCGACGGCGAGGTCTCAGACCTGGACGGGTAGCCGCCGGGCCACGTCGATCCGGCAGAGGCAGAACGGATGCCCCGCCGGGTCGGCGTACACCCGGAAATCCTCCTTGTCCTCGGCGTGCAGCGCCCGCGCCCCCAGCTCCAGCACCTTCTTCTCCGCCGCCTCGACGTCCTCCCACGTCGACCCCGCGTCGAAGTCGATGTGGAACTGCTGCGAGTTGCGGTCCGCGCGCGGCCACTCCGGCGGGGTGTACCCCTCGGCCCGCTGGAAGGAGAGCCGGGGCCCGCCCGGCACATCGAGCACGACCCACTCGGGATCGTCGTCCTGCGGCGTACCGCCCACCACCCCCGCGTAGAAACGGGCGAGCGCCCGCGGGTCGGGGCAGTCGAGGACGACGGAACGGAAACGGGTCACAGCGGTCATGGGTATACCTCCCGGCTCAGCAGGCGCACAGACAGAACGGGTGCCCCGCCGGATCCGCGTACACACGGAACGAGCGCGAGCGGTCCTCGGCGTCGAGCACCGTCGCGCCGAGCGCCAGAACGCCCTTCTCGGCGGCGTCCAGGTCCTCCACGGTCAGGTCCAGATGGAACTGCTGAGAGCGGTCGGGCGACGGCCACCGCGGGGGTACGTGATCGACGGCGGCCTGGAACGCCAGCGCCTGTCCGCCGGGCACCTTCACCTCCACCCACTCCCCGTCCCCCTCGACGGTGCCGCCCAGCACCTCGGCGTAGAAACCGGCGAGCGCACGGGGGTCGGGACAGTCCAGGACGACGACACCCAGCTTGGCGAGAGCCATGACTTCCTCCGGTGTTACCTCTAGAAGCGGTCAACCAGTAACGGTTACTGCATGCTGCCGCATAGGAGGTAACGTCGCAAGCATGAGTGAGAGATCGGCCGCCCCCGGGAGCCTGGCGCTGGTCGAGTCCCTGGTGAACACGCTGGACCTCGAGTCCGGCGCCGACGCCCTCGACACGGCGGACGGCCGGGCGCGCTTCGGGCTCACGGAGGAGGACGTGCCGGGAGCCCGCGAGCTGCGCGAGTCGCTGCGGGCGACGCTGCTGGCCCACGCCGGGCACCCGGCGCACGCCCCGGTCGCGCCCCTGGGCGAGCTGCTGGCGGCGGCGCCGCTGCGTGTGACGGTCGACCCGGCGGACGGCTCCGCCGCCCTCGCGCCCGCCGACGCGGGGCGCCTGCACTCCCGTGTCGCCGAAGCCGTCGCCGCGGCCCTGATCGCCGGCACCTGGCAGCGCCTCAAGTCCTGCGAGGCTCCCACCTGCCACTGGGCGTACTACGACCGCAGCCCCGCCGGACGCGGTCGCTGGTGCTCGATGCAGGTGTGCGGGGCGCGCGCGAAGATGCGGCGGTACCGGGCCAAGTAGTTCACCGGATGCCGCACAGGCCGGTGGTGCAGAATGCAACAGGACGCCGGTTCGGCCGACTGAGCCTCGGCCGAACCGGCGTCACCTTCTCCGGAAGGGGTCAGGCGGTCGGCCGGCCCATCGCCCGGTACGTCCACCCGGCCTTCCGCCACAGCACCGGGTCGAGGCTGTTGCGCCCGTCCAGGATCAGCCGCACCGTCACGGACTCGCCGAGCGCCGCCGGGTCCAGCTCGCGGAACTCCCGCCACTCCGTCAGATGCAGCACGACATCGGCGCCGCGCACCGCCTCCACGGCCGAGTCGGCGTAGCCGAGGGTCGGGAAGAGCCGGCGGGCGTTGTCCATGCCCATCGGGTCGTAGACCGTGACCTGACCGCCCTGGAGATGGATCTGCCCGGCCACGTTCAGCGCCGGCGAGTCACGGACGTCGTCCGTGTCGGGCTTGAAGGTGGCACCGAGCACCGCGACCCGCTTGCCCAGGAACGACCCGCCGCCCAGCGCCTCGCGCGCCAGCTCCACCATCTGCCCGCGCTGCCGCATGTTGATCGAGTCGATCTCCCGCAGGAACGTCAGCGCCTGGTCGGCGCCCAGCTCACCGGCGCGGGCCATGAAGGCGCGGATGTCCTTGGGCAGACAGCCGCCGCCGAAGCCGATGCCGGCCCGCAGGAACTTCTTGCCGATCCGGTCGTCGTACCCGATCGCCTCCGCCAGCTTCGCCACATCGCCGCCCGAGGCCTCGCACATCTCCGCCATGGCGTTGATGAAGGAGATCTTGGTGGCGAGGAAGGAGTTCGCCGAGGTCTTCACCAGCTCGGAGGTCGGGAAGTCGGTGACGACGAACGGCGTCCCCTCACCCATCGGCGTCGCGTAGACCTCCCGCAGCAGCTTCTCCGCGCGCTCGCTGCGCACCCCGACCACGATCCGGTCCGGGTGCAGCGTGTCCTGCACGGCGAAGCCCTCCCGCAGGAACTCCGGGTTCCACGCCAGCTCGGCGCCGGCCCCGGCGGGGGCGTGCTCCACGAGGTAACGGGCCAGCCGGTCCGCGGAGCCGACGGGCACGGTGGACTTGCCGACGACGAGCGCGGGCCCGGCCAGGTGCGGCGCGAGCGAGGCGATGGCGGAATCGACGTACGACATGTCGCACGCGTACTCGCCGTGCTTCTGCGGCGTGTTGATGCACAGGAAGTGCACATCGCCGAAGGCGCCGACCTCGGCCCAGTCCTGGGTGAACCGCAGCCGCCCGCTCGACCCCTCGATCCCGGCCACATGCTTGCGCAGCAACTCCTCAAGACCGGGCTCGAACATCGGGGCCTCGCCGCGCTGGAGCATGGCGATCTTCTCGGGTACGACGTCCAGGCCCAGCACCTCGAAACCGAGCTCGGCCATGGCCGCCGCGTGGGTAGCGCCGAGATAGCCGGTGCCGATCACGGTGATCTTGAGGGCCATGGATGCTCCAGAGGTGGACGTCGTTCGATGCGCTGACCGAGCATAGTCGGGGCGTCGGAGCCCGCTCCGTCGGGCAGCCTTCCCCTGTCGCCAAGCTCACGTATCACTCCCGTGAGCCGGGCTCTAAAATTTGAGTTACTTAACGGTAATTAGCGTCGTTCATCGCAGCGCACTGGGAGCGTGAGACACCTTGGCCGGATCGGCTGACTTCGACCTGTACCGCCCGTCCGAGGAGCACGACATGCTCCGGGACGCCATCCGCTCACTGGCCGAGGCGAAGATCGCGCCGCACGCCGCAGCGGTGGACGAGGAGGCCCGCTTCCCGCGCGAGGCCCTCGAGGCGCTGGTCGCGAACGACCTGCACGCCGTCCATGTGCCCGAGGAGTACGGCGGCGCCGGCGCGGACGCGCTGGCCACGGTGATCGTGATCGAGGAGGTGGCGCGCGTCTGCGTCTCGTCCTCCCTGATCCCGGCCGTCAACAAGCTCGGCTCGCTGCCCGTGATCCTCTCCGGCTCAGAGGAGCTGAAGAAGAAGTACATGACCCCGCTCGCCAAGGGCGAGGGCATGTTCTCCTACTGCCTCTCCGAGCCCGACGCGGGTTCCGACGCGGCCGGCATGAAGACCCGGGCGGTCCGTGACGGCGACCACTGGATCCTCAACGGCGTGAAGCGCTGGATCACCAACGCGGGCGAGTCCGAGTACTACACCGTGATGGCGGTCACGGACCCCTCCAAGCGCTCCAAGGGCATCTCCGCCTTCGTCGTCGAGAAGTCCGACGAGGGCGTCTCCTTCGGCGCCCCGGAGAAGAAGCTCGGCATCAAGGGCTCCCCGACCCGCGAGGTCTACCTCGACAACGTCCGCATCCCCGCCGACCGCATGATCGGCGACGAGGGCACCGGCTTCGCCACGGCGATGAAGACCCTGGACCACACGCGGATCACCATCGCGGCCCAGGCGCTCGGTGTCGCCCAGGGCGCCCTCGACTACGCCAAGGGCTATGTCCAGGAGCGCAAGCAGTTCGGCAAGGCCATCGCCGACTTCCAGGGCATCCAGTTCATGCTCGCCGACATGGCCATGAAGATCGCCGCCGCCCGCGCCCTGACCTACCAGGCCGCGGCCGCCTCCGAGCGCGGCGACAAGGACCTCACCTTCCAGGGCGCGGCGGCCAAGTGCTTCGCCTCGGACGTGGCCATGGAGGTCACCACGGACGCGGTCCAGCTGCTGGGCGGCTACGGCTACACCCGTGACTATCCGGTGGAGCGCATGATGCGCGACGCGAAGATCACGCAGATCTACGAGGGCACGAACCAGGTCCAGCGCATCGTGATGGCGCGCAACCTGCCGTAACGGCCGATCGAGAAGGGGCGCCCGGAACTCCGCCGGGCGCCCCTTGCCGTATCAGTCCTCGAACCCCTCAGCGGCCCGCTTCTCCCGCAGTTCCATGATCGCGCGCCGCCGGGCCAGCCGGTGGGTGCGGCGGATCTGGGCCTCCTGGTAGCGGCGCTTGTCGCGCTCGGTCTCCGGGACGACCGGCGGCACCTGCCGGGGCTTGCCGTCGGCGTCGACCGCGGCGAAGACGAGATACGCGGAGCCGACCTGGGTCGCCGGGTTCGACTCGTTCCAGCGCTCCGCCAGCACCCGCACCCCGACCTCCATCGAGGTCCGGCCGGTCCAGTTGACCTGGGCCTTCACATGGACCAGGTCGCCGACGCGGACCGGCTCCAGGAACACCATCTCGTCCATGGACGCGGTCACGGCGGGCCCGCCGCTGTGCCGTCCGGCCACCGCGCCCGCCGCGTCGTCGACCAGCTTCATGATCACGCCACCGTGCACGGTCCCCAGCAGGTTGGTGTCGGCGTGGGTCATGATGTGGCTGAGCGTGGTGCGCGACGCGGACGTCGGCTTGCCCGGGATGTCGGACTCCGTCGAGGGGGCCGGATCTGTCATGGCCTCCACCTTATGCCGAGGCCTGGATCGCGGACTTTGTGTTGGGTTCGCAACAGCAGTGCCCTGATTTTCCTACGACCCTTGTAAAGGGCACAGCCGATCCCTGCACACTGGGCCCCATGAACGATTGGCCCGAGGCATGGTCCGACGAGAACCGCGGCGACCGGTACGGACGCGGCAGCGCGAGCGCACAGCCTGAGGGCGCCCGCGCCATGCGGCAGGTCCGCAGGCCCGCCTCGGGCGCGTACGGGGGCGGCCCCGGGCAGCAGTCCGCTCCGCCCTACGGCGGCGGGGTACCGCAGCAGCCCTCCTACGGCGGCGGCTACGCCGACGACTCCGCCGTGGACGGCTACGACAGCGGTTACAACACCGGCCAGGTCTACGGCGGTGGCGGCCCCGCCGGTCCCGGCGGTGGGGGCCGCGGTGAGCGGCCCGCGCCGAACTGGCGGCGCCGGATCAAGTGGACGGCGATCACAGTCGTGACCGTGCTGGTCGTGACGACGATCGGGACGTACTTCTGGGCCGACTCCAAGCTCAACCGCGAGGTCGACCTCTCCAAGGTCATCGACCGGCCGGACTCGGGCGAGGGCACGAACTATCTGATCGTCGGCTCCGACAGCCGCGCCGGCATGTCCGCCGAGGAGAAGAAGAAGCTGCACACCGGGTCCGCCGAGGGCAAGCGCACGGACTCGATGATGATCCTGCACACCGGCGACAACGGCTCCACGCTGGTCTCGCTGCCCCGTGACTCGGACGTGGAGATCCCGACGTTCGTCGGCTCCGAGTCCGGCAAGACGTACAAGGGCACCGGCCGGCACACCAAGCTCAACGCCGCGTACGCCGAGGACGGCCCCGAGCTGCTGGTGCGCACGATCGAGTACAACACCGGTCTGCACATCGACCACTACGTCGAGATCGGCTTCGCCGGCTTCGCCGACATCGTGGACTCGGTCGGCGGCGTCGACATCACCATCCCGAAGGGCGGCATGAAGGACACCAAGTCCGGCGCCGACTTCGAGGCGGGCAAGCAGACCCTGAACGGCGAGCAGGCGCTGGCCTTCGTCCGCACCCGGTACGCCCTCGCCGGCTCCGACCTGGACCGCACGAAGAACCAGCAGAAGTTCCTCTCGGCCCTCGCCAACAAGGTCGCGACCCCCTCGACGGTCCTCAACCCCTTCAAGCTCTACCCGACCATGAGCGCCGGCCTCGACACCCTCATCGTCGACAAGGACATGGGCCTGTTCGACCTCGCGGACATGTTCTGGGCCATGAAGGGCGTCAGCGGCGGCGACGGCACGTCCATGAACATGCCGATCTCCGGCTCGACGGGCGGCAACCTCGTCTGGGACAAGGCCAAGGTGAAGACGCTGGTGGACGAACTGAAGAACGACGAGAAGGTCACCGTCTCGGGCAACTGAACGACACGGCTCAGGGGCACCCCACCGGGTGCCCCTGAGCCGTGTCAGGCCGAGGGCCTCACATCCGGGCGCCCGCCATCGTGCGACACATCTCCGCGCAGCGGCGACACGCCTCCGCGCAGCGCATCATCATCGGGTCGTCCGGCATCGCCATACACGCCTCGGCGCACATGTCGCACGCCTTGGCGCACATCGCGCACATCTCCGCCGACATCGGCGAGCGGCGCATCATCATGTCCGCGCACATGCGGGTCATCTCGGAGCAGTCCAGGAGCGCGCGCATGATCTGCATCTGGGCCTGGCCGCCCATCTGCATGCAGGAGCTCATGGCCTCCTCGCACATGCTGTGGCAGGACATGCACGCCTCGACGCAGTCCTGCATCTCCTTGCTCATGGCGGCCGTTCCGGTCATCGCGGGCTTGGTCATGGCTCCTCCTCGGGGGGTCGCGGAGCCCGGGGCGGGCCCCGTGTGCGTTTCCGTCCTACGCCCGCCCGCCGCCCGGCGCCATCGGGCGGACGGTAATAATCCGGAACGTAGTCGGTGTAATCGCCCCGATCCGGGCTGTTACGGCACAGGCCGCCACCCCGCCGCCATTGGGGTTACGGCTTCCTGCCCACCCCGGCGAAGTGCGTGACCTCGGCGATCTCGCCCTCCGGTGCCTCCGGCCGCCAGCGCGAGCAGGAGACGATGCCGGGTTCGAGGAGCTCGACGCCCTCGAAGAGACGGGCGAGGTCGGCGCGGCTGCGCAGGGTCATCGGGGCCGAGCCCTGGCTGTTCCAGTACTCCACCGCCGACTTCATCGCCTCCCCGTCGACCTCGGTGGTGGGGTGGGAGATCACCAGGTGGCTGCCGGAGGGCAGGGCCGCCAGGAGCTTGCGCACGATCCCGACCGCCTCCTCGGTGTCCATGACGAAGTTGACTATGCCGAGCATCGTGACCGCGACCGGCTGGGTGAGGTCGAGGATCTCGGCGGCGCCCCGCAGGATCGCCTCCGGGTCGTGGACGTCGGCCTCGATGTAGTCGGTGGCCCCTTCGGGCGTGCTGGTGAGCAGGGCGTGCGCGTGGGTGAGGACGAGGGGGTCGTTGTCGACGTAGACGATCCGGCACGAGGGGTCGACGCGCTGGGCGACCTCGTGGGTGTTGTCGGCGGTGGGCAGACCGGTGCCGATGTCCAGGAACTGCCGTATGCCCACCTCCGCGGCGAGGTACCGGACGGCGCGGGCCAGGAAGGCGCGGTCGGCGACGGCCGAGCGCGGCAGGGCCGGGACGAAGGACAGGATCTGGTCGCCGACCTCCTCGTCCACGGGGTAGTGGTCCTTGCCGCCGAGCCAGTAGTTCCAGATCCGGGCCGAGTGGGACACATCGGTCCGCAGCCGGGCCATGCGGGCGACGCCTTCGTCACGGGGCACTGCGGGGTCGGACATGGGTCTGGTCTCCTTCGGGCGGCACTGACCGGACGTGACCGGTCTGGATGCGCTCCAAACTAGACACAAGTCCTCAGTCTTGGCCGGAAGTTGACCGAAGTTCCGGGCTTTCGGCGGCCGCGCCTACACGCAGCCCACCTCGTCGCCCGTCACCACCCCGAACTCGCCCTGGTACGGGTCCTCCGCCCGTACCTTCCGCACCTGCCGGAAGTCCGCCCCGGCGATCACCTTCAGCACCGCCCCCTGCCCCTGCACGGGCCGCAGCTCGCTGCCCGGCAGGGCCGCGGCGAGGGACTTCGCGGAGCGGTCCCAGCGGGGGTCGTAGGCGATGACCGTGCGCTTGACCGCGCGGTTCGCCGAGGTCACCGGCTGGTGGGTGGTGCGGAAGCCGGTCGCCGCGAGCTGGGCGTCGACACGCTTGCCGAGTCCGGCGGTGGCGGTGCCGTTCTCGACCTGGACGCGGATCTGCTGTGGGGCGACGGCGACCCGGACCGCCTTGCTCCGCGGCTTGTGCACGGCCAGCGGCTCGTCGTCGCGCAGGGCCTGGAAGAGGCGGCCCGCCTTCTTCGCGTCCCACTTCAGGGTGGAGCCGACGCCCTTGACGGCGTACCCCATCTGCCCGATCGGCACCGTCGTGAACTCGGACGAGGACGGCGAGAAGTTCCGCATCGCCCGCCCCAGGTCGAGGAGTTCGCCGGTGCCGAACTCCTTGTCGGCCCGCACCGAACCCAGCACGGCCCGCGTCACGTCCCGGAACTTCATGGGGTTCAGCAGGATGCCGGAGGAGGTCGCGCGGTCGATCAGCGCCGCCATGAAGCGCTGCTGGCGCTTCATCCGCCCGAGGTCCGCCGCCCCGTCGATGTGCCGGGAGCGGACGTACTGGAGGGCCTCGCCGCCCATCAGGGTGTGCGAGCCGGCGGGGAGGTCGAGGCCCGTGTACGCGTCCTTCAGGGGCTCCGCCGTGCAGATCTTCACGCCGCCCAGCACGTCCACCGTCTTCATGAAGCTGGTGAAGTCGACCTCCAGATAGTGGTCGATCTTCACGTGCGTCATCGTCTCGACGGTCCGCACGGTCAGCTGGGGGCCGCCCTCCGCGTACGCCGCGTTCAGCTTGACGGGGTGGCCGTGGTGTTCCTCACCGGTCGTCCGGTCGGTGTGCGGGGGCGTCATCGCGTACGAGTCGCGCGGCAGGCTCACCACGCTCGCCCGCTCCCGGTCCTCCGAGATGTGCACGATCATGACCGTGTCGGTGCAGTGACAGGGGGCGCCGCCCAGCCGGTACTTCTGCCGCTCGGCCTCGGTGATCTTGTCGCGCCCGTCGGTGCCGACCAGCAGCACGTTCATGCCGTGCCCGGCTCTGGGCCGGTTCTTCATGTCCTTGAAGGGATCCACCCGCGCGATGTCCGCGTCCAGGCTGGAGAGGACACCGTGCCCGATGCCGGCCGAGGCGAGGATCACCACGGAGAGCGTGGTCACCGCCCGACCGGCCCAACGCGGCTTCCGCCGTCGTACGGGCGGCTTCGGCCTCGGCCGGGGCCGGGCGGCGGCAGGGGAGCGGCGGGGCGGCGTGGACATGGGGGGCACCTCCGCTGGGACCGGACCTGAGGGCCTTACATGGGATCTTCAGCACCGTAGGCCGATACGATCTGCGGCCCGGGACGCCGCCCCGACCGGGGCGCACCGGTGTCCCCCGTTCGCGGTAACGTGAGCCCCCTATGAACGCCAAGCCCGACGTGCGGCTCCCCGCCGTTTCTGTGATCATGCCCGTCCTCGACGAGGAGCGGCATCTGCGCGGAGCCGTCCAAGCGATCCTCGCGCAGGAGTACGCCGGCGAGATGGAGGTCGTGATCGCCCTCGGTCCTTCCAAGGACCGCACGGACGAGATCGCCGCCGAGCTCGTGCGCGAGGACCCCCGAGTCCACACCGTCCCGAACCCGACGGGCCGCACGCCCGCCGCCCTGAACGCCGCGATCAAGGCCTCCCGCCATCCGATCGTCGTCCGCGTCGACGGCCACGGCATCCTCTCGCCGAACTACATCGCGACCGCCGTACGGCTCCTGGAGGAGACCGGCGCGCAGAACGTCGGCGGCATCATGCACGCCGAGGGCGAGAACGCCTGGGAGG
This DNA window, taken from Streptomyces sp. NBC_00663, encodes the following:
- a CDS encoding dipeptidase, whose amino-acid sequence is MADLQDELDTTTEVGALDGLTDPFVADEPYAPVSDPDSGPLERAHAILAAHPVADGYSGLPWALRHLPWFDLELGESSVDTDVPRLREGHVGALFCSLHLPESIGGDRAVGATLEQLDLVRTVVGTHPEGLRLAHTAGEIADVRHCGRVAVLLGPAGAAALGDSLGILRSLRALGLRALTLSGVSWASEAGLTRFGEEVLREMNRLGVLADLSGASADTVRRALAVSKAPALCSRSAARALRPHPANLPDDLLAELGAAKGLCMVPLTAEQTGPSVRDVADHLDHVREVAGPECVGLSGTYDAGTAHPQDLADASCYPLLVAELLRRGWAESDIALLTWGNVQRVLRSADFTARAARERREPSTAKISDLDG
- a CDS encoding dipeptidase — its product is MTAVSALETARELLAEFPVVDGHNDLPWALREQVRYDLDARDIATDQSAHLHTDLARLRAGGVGAQYWSVYVRSDLPDAVPATLEQIDCVRQLIDRHPDALRAALTAADMEAARAEGRIASLMGAEGGHSIANSLATLRGLYALGVRYMTLTHNDNNDWADSATDEPNVGGLSAFGRAVVAEMNREGMLVDLSHVAATTMRDALDTSVAPVIFSHSSSRAVCDHPRNIPDDVLERLAGNGGMAMVTFVPKFVLQAAVDWTAAADDNMRAHGFHHLATTPDAMKVHRAFEERTPRPIATVSTVADHLDHMREVAGVDHLGIGGDYDGTAFTPDGLDDVSGYPNLIAELLDRGWSNADLAKLTWQNAVRVLGAAEDVARDLQATRAPSNATIESLDG
- a CDS encoding alkene reductase: MTQILEPTSLGPLALPNRLVMAPMTRNRAAADGTPTGLMAEYYAQRASAGLIVAEAATPNAVGQTYPNITAIHTPAHITGWRRVTDAVREAGGRMFLQLQHGGRVGHPANSGHTPLAPSPVPLPDTVFTPDGHQPAVTPREMSLDDIHATVADFATAARNAVEAGFEGVEVHSANGYLLHQFLARNTNRRTDAYGGSVDARIRFTAEVVEAVAAAVGAGRVGVRLSPGLTVNGIEEGDTADLYPALVARLNRLGLAYLHVVHADPDAPVFQRIRAQWHGTLIANPVLGELATGAVTDAAHRLLDAGADLIALGRPFLANPDLVARLRLGAPLNPVRDRYLMYVGGAAGYTDYPALYETGSQPSSDSIVALDGARVA
- a CDS encoding MerR family transcriptional regulator, encoding MRIGELARRTNVSERSLRYYETQGLLAADRTPGGHRDYPEAAVDRVVRIQELFAAGLHSEKIRQLLPCMRDRDGGPSVVATPKLVADLARERDRIDRMIRDLERSRDTLDEVIQVARGS
- a CDS encoding VOC family protein, with the translated sequence MALAKLGVVVLDCPDPRALAGFYAEVLGGTVEGDGEWVEVKVPGGQALAFQAAVDHVPPRWPSPDRSQQFHLDLTVEDLDAAEKGVLALGATVLDAEDRSRSFRVYADPAGHPFCLCAC
- a CDS encoding CGNR zinc finger domain-containing protein, whose amino-acid sequence is MSERSAAPGSLALVESLVNTLDLESGADALDTADGRARFGLTEEDVPGARELRESLRATLLAHAGHPAHAPVAPLGELLAAAPLRVTVDPADGSAALAPADAGRLHSRVAEAVAAALIAGTWQRLKSCEAPTCHWAYYDRSPAGRGRWCSMQVCGARAKMRRYRAK
- a CDS encoding VOC family protein, with amino-acid sequence MTAVTRFRSVVLDCPDPRALARFYAGVVGGTPQDDDPEWVVLDVPGGPRLSFQRAEGYTPPEWPRADRNSQQFHIDFDAGSTWEDVEAAEKKVLELGARALHAEDKEDFRVYADPAGHPFCLCRIDVARRLPVQV